The DNA region TCCCCTGTGGCACTTGACCTCATCCCCGCTTCCCTGCGTGAGAAGTACGAGGTGCACGAGTGGAAGCACGCCTGCGCTATTCTCGCAATGGACTTCCCCGAGGAGTGGCAGGACATCGTCGACCTGTTGAATGACTTCCGCTTCTGCCAGTCCTGGATCACGTCGGGGGCGGCAACAAGAGCCGGGTGGCCGACGCCATCGACGGGTTCCTGACGGGGCGCGGCTGGCGGGAGAAGAAGTTCGCTACCGCCGTCACTGTGGACGGCGTGCAAAAAGACAGCCCCACCCACAAGGTTGACTGTTTCAAGAACCGGGTGGCGCTCGAAGTCGAGTGGAACAACAAAGACTCCTTCTTCGACCGCGACCTCAACAACTTCCGCCTGCTGTTCGACCTGCGGGCGATCAGCGTGGGGGTGATCATCACCCGCTGTGATCACCTGCAAGACATCTTCAACCGACTGGGTCGGGGAAGCAGCTACGGCATGAGCACCACCCACATGGGCAAACTGCTGCCCCGCATCGAGGGAGGCAGCGGCGCGGGCTGTCCGGTCCTGGTGATCGGGATCAGTGAGCGGGTCTACCGGGAGGACTGCTGATGGCCGGTGAAGCTGCCGTGAATGAGGCCCCGCCAACCCCCGCCGACGACTTCCGCCGGGACGTGCGGGGCCAGTTCGCCACCATCCTTGCCGACCCGCCGTGGCAATTCACCAACCGCACCGGCAAGGTCGCCCCCGAGCACCACCGGCTGAGCCGTTACCCGACGCTCGATCTGGAGGCCATCAAGGCCATTCCCGTGGCCGAGGTCGCCGCGCCCACCGCCCACCTCTACCTCTGGGTGCCGAACGCCCTGCTGCCCGAGGGTCTGGCGGTGCTCAGCGCCTGGGGCTTTACGTACAAGACCAACCTGATCTGGCACAAGGTCCGCAGGGACGGCGAGCCGGACGGGCGGGGCGTGGGTTTTTATTTCCGGAACACGACCGAGATCATCCTGTTCGGGGTACGCGGCCCGAATGCCCGCACCCTCGCGCCCGGGCGCCGCCAGGTCAATATCCTCAAGACGCAGAAGCGCGAGCACTCCCGCAAACCCGACGAGCAGTACAGGCTGATCGAGGCTTGCAGTCCCGGTCCCTATCTCGAACTGTTCGCGCGCGGCGCACGGCCCGGTTGGACGGTTTGGGGCAACCAGGCCGACGAAACTTACGCGCCGACTTGGGAAACGTACGCCAACCATTCCGGGGTGGGGCGTGCCGTGCCGGGACTCCCCTCCCTCTTT from Deinococcus aetherius includes:
- a CDS encoding MT-A70 family methyltransferase; its protein translation is MAGEAAVNEAPPTPADDFRRDVRGQFATILADPPWQFTNRTGKVAPEHHRLSRYPTLDLEAIKAIPVAEVAAPTAHLYLWVPNALLPEGLAVLSAWGFTYKTNLIWHKVRRDGEPDGRGVGFYFRNTTEIILFGVRGPNARTLAPGRRQVNILKTQKREHSRKPDEQYRLIEACSPGPYLELFARGARPGWTVWGNQADETYAPTWETYANHSGVGRAVPGLPSLFQEGADD
- a CDS encoding BglII/BstYI family type II restriction endonuclease — encoded protein: MDHVGGGNKSRVADAIDGFLTGRGWREKKFATAVTVDGVQKDSPTHKVDCFKNRVALEVEWNNKDSFFDRDLNNFRLLFDLRAISVGVIITRCDHLQDIFNRLGRGSSYGMSTTHMGKLLPRIEGGSGAGCPVLVIGISERVYREDC